A region of Thermorudis peleae DNA encodes the following proteins:
- a CDS encoding thiamine pyrophosphate-requiring protein has protein sequence MRVAEVVAEILKREGVRWLFAYPVNELIEAAAQADIRTVIVRQERVGVHMADAVSRVSSGQQIGVFAMQRGPGTENAFGAVAQAYSESVPIVVFPQGFPRHLAEVPPNFNAFLNYQHITKWAEQVIVPTAAPSVLRRAFTQVKNGRPRPVLVEIPRDVMDEDVPAGWDYQPPVRFRYGPDLQDVDRVAAQLVAAERPVIYAGQGIHYAQAWGELQALAELLEAPVMTSLPGKSAFPEDHPLALGAGGRAYPATVSHFLRQADLIFGIGCSFSETEYGVRLPGGKRVIQATLDPADLNKDVPLADALVGDAKLTLQALLEAVGDRLGGKPRGRFETVADEVRRVREAWLAQWMPKLTSDETPLSPYRVIWDLLQTIGELDVIITHDAGNPRDQLTPFWVSRTPLSYLGWGKTTQLGYGLGLVMGAKLARPEKLCVNVWGDAAIGMTGMDFETAVRERIPILSVLLNNAAMATEIPIMPVSTEKYRATDISGNYADFARAMGGYGERVTEPGDIVPAIRRALRAVEDGIPALLEFVTAKETALSKP, from the coding sequence ATGCGGGTCGCCGAGGTTGTCGCCGAGATTCTGAAGCGCGAAGGGGTACGCTGGCTCTTCGCTTATCCAGTCAATGAGTTGATCGAAGCAGCAGCACAAGCTGATATCCGCACCGTGATTGTGCGGCAAGAGCGCGTGGGTGTGCACATGGCCGACGCTGTCAGCCGGGTGAGCTCGGGACAGCAGATTGGTGTCTTCGCCATGCAACGTGGGCCAGGAACTGAAAACGCCTTTGGTGCAGTGGCACAGGCATATTCGGAGTCTGTGCCAATTGTCGTCTTCCCGCAAGGGTTTCCGCGCCATCTTGCTGAAGTCCCGCCGAACTTCAATGCCTTCTTAAATTATCAGCATATTACGAAGTGGGCTGAACAGGTCATCGTGCCGACCGCTGCGCCCAGTGTCCTGCGGCGAGCGTTCACGCAGGTAAAGAATGGCCGTCCACGACCGGTGCTTGTTGAAATTCCCCGCGATGTCATGGACGAAGACGTGCCCGCCGGCTGGGACTACCAGCCACCAGTGCGCTTCCGCTATGGCCCGGACTTGCAGGATGTCGACCGCGTCGCTGCGCAACTGGTCGCAGCGGAGCGGCCGGTAATCTACGCTGGACAAGGTATTCACTACGCCCAGGCCTGGGGTGAGTTGCAGGCGCTGGCTGAGTTGCTCGAGGCACCAGTGATGACGAGTTTGCCCGGCAAGAGTGCATTCCCAGAAGACCATCCGCTTGCACTTGGCGCTGGTGGACGTGCCTACCCAGCAACGGTCAGTCACTTTCTGCGACAGGCAGATCTCATCTTCGGTATCGGATGTAGCTTCTCTGAAACAGAGTATGGCGTGCGGCTACCCGGCGGTAAGCGGGTGATCCAGGCAACGCTTGACCCGGCTGACCTGAACAAGGACGTACCACTTGCTGACGCGTTAGTTGGCGATGCGAAGTTAACGCTACAGGCCTTGCTTGAGGCAGTCGGTGATCGATTGGGTGGCAAGCCGCGTGGGCGATTTGAGACTGTTGCTGATGAAGTGCGGCGGGTGCGTGAGGCGTGGCTGGCACAATGGATGCCGAAGCTTACCAGTGATGAGACGCCACTTTCGCCATACCGTGTTATCTGGGATCTGCTCCAGACCATTGGTGAGCTGGACGTGATCATCACCCATGACGCTGGCAACCCACGTGATCAGTTAACACCGTTCTGGGTAAGCCGGACGCCGCTCAGCTACTTAGGCTGGGGCAAAACGACCCAGCTAGGGTATGGCCTCGGGTTAGTCATGGGAGCCAAGCTCGCGCGTCCCGAAAAGCTCTGCGTCAACGTTTGGGGGGATGCGGCGATCGGCATGACTGGCATGGACTTTGAGACAGCGGTACGCGAGCGGATCCCGATCCTCTCAGTGCTGCTCAACAACGCTGCAATGGCGACTGAGATCCCGATCATGCCAGTCTCGACCGAGAAATACCGGGCGACGGACATCAGCGGCAACTATGCTGACTTTGCTCGGGCAATGGGTGGGTATGGAGAGCGCGTGACGGAGCCGGGGGACATTGTGCCAGCGATTCGACGAGCCCTTCGAGCCGTTGAGGACGGCATACCAGCGTTGCTGGAGTTTGTGACAGCCAAAGAGACAGCGTTATCAAAGCCATGA